A segment of the Corynebacterium resistens DSM 45100 genome:
ATAGAGGCGCATCGCATCCGCGTATGTCATCCGTGGGATCGGGGTGGAGATCTCGTAACCGATCTCCTTCCAGATCGCCACCAGAATCTCTTCTGCCAAAGCGATGACATCCTCTTGATCGACGAAGCTCATCTCAACATCCAGCTGGGTGAACTCCGGCTGGCGGTCGGCGCGGAAATCCTCATCACGGTAGCAGCGAGCGATCTGGTAGTAGCGCTCCATACCCGCCACCATAAGCAGCTGCTTAAACAGCTGTGGGGACTGCGGAAGCGCGTAGAACGTGCCCGGCTTCAGGCGGGCTGGCACCAAGAAGTCACGTGCACCCTCGGGGGTCGAACGGGTCAGCGTCGGTGTTTCAATTTCCGTAAAGTCGTGCCGTGCCAACACACCGCGTGCTGCCGCGTTCACCTTAGACCGCAGGCGCAGTGCGTCGCCTTGGGCCTTCCGGCGCAGGTCCAAGTAGCGATACTTAAGGCGCGTCTCCTCGCCAACTTCACCTGCGGATGAAGGGTCGTCGATCTGGAACGGCAGTGCTGCGGAAGCGTTCAGTACCTCCAAGTCGGTGACATTTACCTCGATGCCTCCGGAAGGCAGGTTCGGGTTCTCCGAACCCTCTGGGCGTGCCTCTACAACACCGGTGACCTTGATGCAGTATTCGCTCCGCAGATCGTGGGCGCGCTCTGCGACCTCCGACTCACGGAACACCACTTGTGCAACACCGGAGCGATCCCGCATATCAATAAAGATCACGCCTCCGTGATCTCGACGGCGCCCCACCCAACCGGTGAGGGTAACTTCTTGGCCAATGTTTTCTGGACGAAGTTCGCCCGCAAGGTGCGTCCGCAACACGTTTGTAACGTTCCTTTTTCTCTTAGGGTGCAATCGACCCCTCAGCTTACCGCATCGCTTCCACAAATCACTGCAGACCCCATGTCCACTGCGACTAGAATCCCGTTTTTGGCTCGACGCCACCCCGCTCCCCTTGGTGGCGTCACCACGCTGTGTCCTTGTGTTACCTGGCGCACGAGCCCCAAAACTGTGGCACGATTTGGGGTGTGACTTTTAACAATAATCTTGGCGACTATAGCGACCGCGGAAGTTCCGCAGACGGAGCCGGCTTCGGTGGCGGAATGCGTGGTGGAGGTGGCGGTGGCCCACTCATGTGGATTCTTGGTAGTGTCATCAGCCGCAAATTTGGCATCCCAGGCATCCTGATTTTCGGCGCCATCATCTTTTTCATGAATGGTGGGCTAGGCATGTTCGGCGGTGGTGGCGATAGTGGCCAGGAAGCCAGCCAGCACGGCAATTCCAAAGGCTTCGAACACTGCAAGACCAGCGATGATGCTAACAAGCACGACGATTGTCGCATGTTGGCAACGGCTGTCTCGCTTGACAAATTCTGGGGCAAGGCCGTCCCCGCAGAAATCGGTAAGGACTATTCCAAACCCGGTTTGAAAGTGGGTGATGGCCAGGTCAACAGTGGTTGCGGTGCCGCCAATTTGGCGCAGACGGGCCCATTTTACTGCCCAGGTGATGAGAGTGTTTATCTTTCCACCAAGTTCTTCAAAGAGCTGAAGAAGCTAGGGGGCTCTGACGCCCCGTTTTCCCAGGAATACGTTGTCGCACACGAGTTCGGGCACCATATTCAGAAAATCGAGGGAAACTTGGGACTATCCGACTATAACCAGCCGGGCCCCGATTCCAACGCCGTTAAAATGGAGCTGCAAGCCGATTGTTACGCGGGCGTGTGGGCGCAAAATGCCGACAAAGGGCCGGATGCTGTGTTGGAACCGATTACCCAACAACAGGTGGATGAGGCCGTCCGATCAGCGCAATCTATCGGTGATGACCACATTCAGGAAAGCTCCGGCGGTGGCGTGAATCCGGATAAATGGACGCACGGTTCTTCCAAGCAGCGTGTGGAATGGTTCATGCGTGGCTACCAAGGTGGCACAGTCGACAGCTGTAAGCAGAGCTTTAAACGCTAGGGTTCTCAGAGTGGTTCTGCCCCATTCCATATCCCCACCACCTCAAAGTACACATGGGTAGGGCCTAGCCACCCTTTAAGCGTTAGAGACACAGAGAAACCACAATGGAGCAGTTTAGCGCCATATACGTGGTGCCTTGATCC
Coding sequences within it:
- the ypfJ gene encoding KPN_02809 family neutral zinc metallopeptidase, with protein sequence MTFNNNLGDYSDRGSSADGAGFGGGMRGGGGGGPLMWILGSVISRKFGIPGILIFGAIIFFMNGGLGMFGGGGDSGQEASQHGNSKGFEHCKTSDDANKHDDCRMLATAVSLDKFWGKAVPAEIGKDYSKPGLKVGDGQVNSGCGAANLAQTGPFYCPGDESVYLSTKFFKELKKLGGSDAPFSQEYVVAHEFGHHIQKIEGNLGLSDYNQPGPDSNAVKMELQADCYAGVWAQNADKGPDAVLEPITQQQVDEAVRSAQSIGDDHIQESSGGGVNPDKWTHGSSKQRVEWFMRGYQGGTVDSCKQSFKR